In Bacteroidota bacterium, a single genomic region encodes these proteins:
- a CDS encoding SAM-dependent DNA methyltransferase: MTTHQQHIKFIWDIADLLRGPYRPPQYERVMLPMTVLRRFDSVLEKSKSEVLKEFESLKVRYKNEIPPSILSSKLEMITGQKFYNTSPFTFEKLKGAPDSIAQDLASYINGFSPNVREIFEFFDFEKEIFAMNDANILYLIISEFAKINLHLVTNRDMGLIFENLIRRFNELANETAGDHFTPREIIKLMVDILFNDDDDFLKGKSVIREILDPTCGTGGMLSEAKSHVTKTNEDAILVAYGQDYNKRAFATAAADLLIKYDSTAKKVQPDTIHFGDTLVDDQFPDKKFDYLIANPPFGVDWKKQKSQIDRDKTGRFEAGLPRVNDGALLFLQHMISKFEPYEPSKKKYGSRLAIVFSGSPMFSGGAGSGESDIRKWIIENDWLEGIIALPEQMFYNTGITTYIWVLTNRKSKNRKGKIQLFNAREFYIPMRKSQGNKRRKIGEGEVDDGIIHVMEPDQIKEIVAEYGQFANSANAKLFDNEDFGFTRVTVERPLRLKYQMTTERKSVFLDACPHLLDDVQAIDKKLGQEVFMDWNKILKDIKKISKQKWSARELIVFRKVFTDKDTKGAKVLKGKADFEADPDLRDFENIPLKINIEAYFKNEVLPFAPDAWMDRTKDKVGYEINFNRYFFKNSQNRSLEIINKELNEIEKEILELLTK; the protein is encoded by the coding sequence ATGACAACACATCAACAGCATATTAAATTCATTTGGGATATAGCAGACTTACTGCGTGGCCCCTATCGTCCACCGCAGTATGAAAGAGTAATGCTTCCTATGACAGTTCTTCGACGTTTTGATTCTGTATTAGAAAAATCGAAATCGGAAGTATTAAAAGAATTTGAAAGCTTAAAAGTCAGGTATAAAAACGAGATTCCTCCCTCAATTTTAAGTTCTAAACTCGAAATGATAACTGGGCAAAAATTTTACAATACCTCTCCTTTTACCTTTGAAAAATTAAAGGGAGCGCCAGATAGTATTGCACAGGATTTAGCAAGTTATATTAATGGATTTTCGCCCAACGTGAGGGAGATATTCGAGTTTTTCGATTTCGAGAAAGAAATCTTTGCGATGAATGACGCCAATATTTTATATCTCATTATCTCCGAATTTGCAAAGATTAATTTACATCTCGTAACAAACCGTGATATGGGCTTGATCTTTGAAAATCTTATTCGCCGTTTTAATGAATTGGCCAACGAAACTGCAGGAGATCACTTCACACCTCGTGAAATTATTAAGTTGATGGTGGATATATTATTTAATGATGACGATGATTTCCTGAAAGGCAAATCGGTAATCAGGGAGATATTAGATCCTACTTGTGGTACTGGAGGAATGCTTTCAGAAGCGAAATCTCATGTAACAAAAACTAATGAAGATGCTATTCTGGTTGCATACGGACAAGATTATAACAAACGTGCATTTGCAACAGCCGCAGCTGATTTATTGATTAAGTATGATAGCACGGCAAAGAAGGTTCAACCAGATACGATTCATTTTGGAGATACCTTGGTTGATGACCAATTTCCGGATAAGAAATTTGACTACTTGATTGCCAATCCTCCTTTTGGCGTGGACTGGAAAAAACAAAAATCACAGATAGATCGGGATAAAACAGGACGTTTTGAAGCTGGTTTGCCTCGTGTGAACGATGGAGCCTTATTGTTCCTGCAACACATGATTAGCAAATTTGAACCTTACGAACCATCGAAGAAAAAATATGGCTCCCGTTTGGCAATTGTGTTTAGCGGATCTCCTATGTTTTCTGGTGGGGCGGGTTCTGGAGAAAGTGATATTCGTAAATGGATTATCGAAAATGACTGGCTGGAAGGTATTATTGCGCTGCCAGAACAAATGTTCTATAACACAGGTATCACTACATATATTTGGGTGTTGACCAATCGAAAATCAAAGAATAGAAAAGGAAAAATTCAATTATTCAATGCCAGGGAATTTTACATACCAATGCGTAAAAGCCAGGGGAACAAACGACGTAAAATTGGGGAGGGTGAGGTAGATGATGGTATTATTCATGTAATGGAGCCCGATCAAATAAAAGAAATTGTTGCGGAATACGGGCAGTTTGCAAATTCGGCAAATGCTAAATTGTTTGACAATGAGGATTTTGGTTTTACAAGGGTTACAGTTGAGCGCCCATTGCGCCTAAAATACCAAATGACAACAGAGCGGAAATCTGTCTTTTTAGATGCTTGTCCACATTTGTTGGATGATGTACAGGCCATTGACAAAAAATTAGGGCAAGAAGTGTTCATGGATTGGAACAAGATATTGAAAGACATAAAAAAAATAAGCAAACAAAAATGGTCTGCGAGAGAGTTGATTGTATTCCGCAAAGTGTTTACAGACAAGGACACGAAAGGCGCAAAAGTGCTCAAAGGAAAAGCGGACTTTGAAGCTGACCCAGATTTAAGAGATTTTGAAAATATTCCTTTAAAAATAAACATTGAAGCATATTTTAAAAATGAGGTATTGCCATTTGCCCCAGATGCCTGGATGGATCGAACTAAAGATAAAGTAGGTTACGAAATCAATTTTAATCGATACTTCTTTAAGAATTCGCAAAATCGATCATTAGAAATAATCAATAAAGAATTGAATGAGATCGAGAAAGAAATTTTAGAATTATTAACTAAATGA